A single region of the Chrysoperla carnea chromosome 5, inChrCarn1.1, whole genome shotgun sequence genome encodes:
- the LOC123299897 gene encoding F-box/LRR-repeat protein 2 isoform X2 produces MDTVVHSAGGIEQWPPGHGRHWWSVPTMAKQEHSHSANGHARGAMKQSYMQLTRVFHDGSNSDDALINRKLPRELLLRILSYLDVVALCRCAQVCRYWNILALDGSNWQRIDLFDFQKDVEGPIIENISLRCGGFLRQLSLHGCKSIGDSSMKTLAQLCPNIEDLNLKFCKKITDSTCSSLSKHCSKLHRLNLDSCIQITDLSLKALSDGCNSLTHINISWCDNITENGVEALARGCPRLRSFISKGVLQLTDKAVRCLANYCPQLEVCNLQGCSNLTDDAVVQLAEHCTRLHYLCLAGCVHLTDVSLIMLAQQCHLLSTLEVARCSQFTDTGFQALARNCRLLEKMDLEECVLITDSTLIHLAIGCPRLEILILSHCELITDEGIRQLAMSPCAAENLVRLELDNCPLVTDSSLEHLVTCHNLQRVDLYDCQLITRAGIRRLRSHLPNITVHAYFAPVTPPPSTGGSRQPYCRCCIIL; encoded by the exons ATGGAt ACGGTTGTGCACAGTGCTGGTGGAATTGAACAGTGGCCCCCCGGCCACGGACGACATTGGTGGTCAGTACCCACCATGGCCAAACAAGAACATAGCCATAGTGCCAATGGGCATGCGAGAGGTGCCATGAAACAATCTTATATGCag TTGACACGAGTTTTTCATGATGGGAGTAACAGCGATGATGcattaattaatagaaaacttCCTCGTGAATtacttttaagaattttatcatatttggaTGTGGTCGCCTTGTGTAGATGTGCTCAAGTATGTCGATATTGGAATATTTTAGCGTTAGATGGTTCTAATTGGCAACGAATTGATCTCTTTGACTTTCAGAAAGATGTAGAA GGAcctattattgaaaatatatcattacgATGTGGCGGTTTTTTACGTCAACTTTCATTACATGGTTGTAAATCAATTGGTGATTCATCAATGAAAACATTAGCTCAACTTTGTCCAAATATAGAAGAtttgaatttaaagttttgcaaaaaaattacagaCAGTACGTGTTCGAGTTTAAGTAAACATTGCTCAAAATTGCATAGATTAAACTTAGACTCGTGTATACAAATCACTGATTTATCGTTAAAAGCATTATCGGATGGATGCAATAGTTTAActcatataaatattagttgGTGTGATAATATTACTGAAAATGGTGTTGAAGCACTTGCTCGCGGTTGTCCACGATTACGTTCGTTTATTAGTAAAGGTGTTCTACAACTTACCGATAAAGCTGTGCGATGCCTTGCAAATTATTGTCCACAATTAGAAGTGTGTAATTTACAAGGATGTAGT AATTTGACAGATGATGCTGTCGTTCAACTGGCCGAACATTGTACACGCCTGCATTATTTGTGCCTTGCCGGGTGTGTTCATCTAACAGACGTCTCGTTAATAATGCTTGCACAACAGTGTCATTTATTATCAACATTAGAAGTTGCACGCTGTTCACAATTCACTGATACTGGATTTCAAGCGTTAGCAAGA AATTGTCGTTTGTTGGAGAAAATGGATTTAGAAGAATGCGTTTTAATTACCGATTCAACACTTATACATTTAGCCATTGGATGTCCTCGTCTTGAAATACTC atTTTATCACATTGTGAATTAATAACCGATGAAGGTATTAGACAACTTGCAATGTCACCATGTGCTGCTGAAAATCTAGTCAGATTAGAATTGGATAATTGTCCATTAGTGACAGATAGTTCATTAGAACATTTAGTTACATGTCACAACCTACAACGTGTTGATTTATACGACTGTCAATTAATTACACGAGCTGGAATTCGTAGACTTAGA AGCCATTTACCAAATATCACCGTGCATGCATATTTCGCACCTGTGACACCGCCTCCGTCAACGGGTGGTTCTCGTCAACCATATTGTCGTTGTTGTATTATTCTATGA
- the LOC123299897 gene encoding F-box/LRR-repeat protein 2 isoform X1, producing the protein MSYANRNKFDTVVHSAGGIEQWPPGHGRHWWSVPTMAKQEHSHSANGHARGAMKQSYMQLTRVFHDGSNSDDALINRKLPRELLLRILSYLDVVALCRCAQVCRYWNILALDGSNWQRIDLFDFQKDVEGPIIENISLRCGGFLRQLSLHGCKSIGDSSMKTLAQLCPNIEDLNLKFCKKITDSTCSSLSKHCSKLHRLNLDSCIQITDLSLKALSDGCNSLTHINISWCDNITENGVEALARGCPRLRSFISKGVLQLTDKAVRCLANYCPQLEVCNLQGCSNLTDDAVVQLAEHCTRLHYLCLAGCVHLTDVSLIMLAQQCHLLSTLEVARCSQFTDTGFQALARNCRLLEKMDLEECVLITDSTLIHLAIGCPRLEILILSHCELITDEGIRQLAMSPCAAENLVRLELDNCPLVTDSSLEHLVTCHNLQRVDLYDCQLITRAGIRRLRSHLPNITVHAYFAPVTPPPSTGGSRQPYCRCCIIL; encoded by the exons ACGGTTGTGCACAGTGCTGGTGGAATTGAACAGTGGCCCCCCGGCCACGGACGACATTGGTGGTCAGTACCCACCATGGCCAAACAAGAACATAGCCATAGTGCCAATGGGCATGCGAGAGGTGCCATGAAACAATCTTATATGCag TTGACACGAGTTTTTCATGATGGGAGTAACAGCGATGATGcattaattaatagaaaacttCCTCGTGAATtacttttaagaattttatcatatttggaTGTGGTCGCCTTGTGTAGATGTGCTCAAGTATGTCGATATTGGAATATTTTAGCGTTAGATGGTTCTAATTGGCAACGAATTGATCTCTTTGACTTTCAGAAAGATGTAGAA GGAcctattattgaaaatatatcattacgATGTGGCGGTTTTTTACGTCAACTTTCATTACATGGTTGTAAATCAATTGGTGATTCATCAATGAAAACATTAGCTCAACTTTGTCCAAATATAGAAGAtttgaatttaaagttttgcaaaaaaattacagaCAGTACGTGTTCGAGTTTAAGTAAACATTGCTCAAAATTGCATAGATTAAACTTAGACTCGTGTATACAAATCACTGATTTATCGTTAAAAGCATTATCGGATGGATGCAATAGTTTAActcatataaatattagttgGTGTGATAATATTACTGAAAATGGTGTTGAAGCACTTGCTCGCGGTTGTCCACGATTACGTTCGTTTATTAGTAAAGGTGTTCTACAACTTACCGATAAAGCTGTGCGATGCCTTGCAAATTATTGTCCACAATTAGAAGTGTGTAATTTACAAGGATGTAGT AATTTGACAGATGATGCTGTCGTTCAACTGGCCGAACATTGTACACGCCTGCATTATTTGTGCCTTGCCGGGTGTGTTCATCTAACAGACGTCTCGTTAATAATGCTTGCACAACAGTGTCATTTATTATCAACATTAGAAGTTGCACGCTGTTCACAATTCACTGATACTGGATTTCAAGCGTTAGCAAGA AATTGTCGTTTGTTGGAGAAAATGGATTTAGAAGAATGCGTTTTAATTACCGATTCAACACTTATACATTTAGCCATTGGATGTCCTCGTCTTGAAATACTC atTTTATCACATTGTGAATTAATAACCGATGAAGGTATTAGACAACTTGCAATGTCACCATGTGCTGCTGAAAATCTAGTCAGATTAGAATTGGATAATTGTCCATTAGTGACAGATAGTTCATTAGAACATTTAGTTACATGTCACAACCTACAACGTGTTGATTTATACGACTGTCAATTAATTACACGAGCTGGAATTCGTAGACTTAGA AGCCATTTACCAAATATCACCGTGCATGCATATTTCGCACCTGTGACACCGCCTCCGTCAACGGGTGGTTCTCGTCAACCATATTGTCGTTGTTGTATTATTCTATGA